Part of the bacterium genome is shown below.
TGCGCAGCACGATGGTCAGGATAAAACTGGAGCAGATAGCGCGAGTACTCGGCCAGGTTTTGAGTGATGTTGAATCCCATGGGCGTAGTGTTCTCCACTATCAGGCGCCGGTTGAAATGGGTAAAAATGGTGTAGGTGTGGGTGGGGGTTTCAAACGCCTCAGTGGGCCAGCCCAGGTCGGTGCACACGAGGTTGTAAAGAATGGTGCCGGCCACGCAGTTGAACTGCTTGTGGTGAATTACGTCCAGCAGCGTGGTGGCTTGCTCCCGATAGGTGATCAGCCAGGAGCTGTGCAGGAAACCGAACACCTTGGCCGCAGAGCCTTCGCGGTCAAAGGGATCAAAGTGATACTCTTTGATCTGGCCCAGCAGCGTGCGATACCAATTCATGGCCACTGCAAGGGAATCTTTTGTGTCCGCGCCGGAGAGGATGAACGCCCCCTCGATGAGGGAAAAGCGGTCCAGGCGTTCGTCCTCAATGTCCTGCTGCAGCGCCGCCTGCAGATCGATGGCGTCTGCAGCGTGAGTCAGGCGCCCACAGAGGACGGCTATGAGAATAACGGATTTGATGAGGCGGTTCATGCCTGTCTACGGTCAGCGGAGCGCGTTCTCGACGGCGCGGATCATTTCCTCGCTGTCGGGCTTGACCTTGGGCTCAAAGCGCGCTACAATCTGCCCTTTCCGACTGATGAGAAATTTAGTAAAGTTCCACTGAATCGCGCCGCCGAATTCCGGATTGGTCTTTTCGTCGGTGAGAAAACGGTACAGCGGATGGATGTCCTCGCCTGCCACGGATATCTTGGAGAACAGGGGAAAAGTGACGCCATAAGTGGCGGTGCAAAAGGCTTTGATGTCTGAATCGCTTCCCGGCTCCTGGGCTTTGAAATTATTGGCTGGAAATCCCAGGATCTCCAATCCCTGTGCATGGTAGGTTTCGTATACTTTTTGCAAGGCTTCGTACTGCGGCGTCAGTCCGCAACGGCTGGCGACGTTGACGATTAAAACCGCTTTGCCGCGATAGCGTGTGAGGGACTGCTCTTCGCCGTCGATGGTCCGCATGGTAAAATTTAACGCGCCTTCAGGGCTGCTGCTTTTGCAGCCCGGAAGGCCGGCGGTCAACGCCCATGCGATCAGGATCAGTGCAACGGTGTTTTTCATCGGGTTTCTCCGAATGTTTTTTGTTACAACACGGCAGCGCGGTTTTTATTCCGCCAAGGCCGGCTCAGTGAATGGGAAACAGGACAAAGATAAACGGATCCCATATCATATGCGAAAGCAGAACCGCCGGCAATCGGCCGCTGATGCTATAAAGACCGCCCCAGAAAACGCCGCACACCAGCGCCGCCAGCAGCAGCACCGGGTTTGCGGTGCAGAGATGCACCGCCACATAGAGAGCGGTGGTGATCGCCAGGGCGGCCCATCGGGAGTTGCGGCCCTGAAAATGGTTTTGAATG
Proteins encoded:
- a CDS encoding glutathione peroxidase, encoding MKNTVALILIAWALTAGLPGCKSSSPEGALNFTMRTIDGEEQSLTRYRGKAVLIVNVASRCGLTPQYEALQKVYETYHAQGLEILGFPANNFKAQEPGSDSDIKAFCTATYGVTFPLFSKISVAGEDIHPLYRFLTDEKTNPEFGGAIQWNFTKFLISRKGQIVARFEPKVKPDSEEMIRAVENALR